TCGGTTTGAGAACGATACGAGTGACCTACTACGCGGGATAGAATTTAACTCTTCTTTGCTTCCTCATTTTGAGTTAAGCGGTCGTTATCTGAGATTAAACCGGGAGAGTGATTTAACCCCCCAGGCATTTACGGAGATTTTTGGTCCAGGTATTTCTTTTAATTATCAGTCCTTAGAGGTTTATTACGAGTATGCCCATAAACTCCAAACTCGGGAGATTATCGGTGGTCGGAAAAAGGGGAGAGGCCATTATTTCAATCTCTCTTTTGCCTCTTCCCTTTTCGGTCTTTTGTTTGAGTATGAGGATTACGATTCTATTGATTTGGGCGGAACTGGTTTTCGGTATAATGACCCACCGACACCAATTAAAAGGGGGATTTCTATAAATCGGGGAGTTGACGAGAGGGGATTTGGTCTTACCGGTAATACTTCTTTATTTAATTTTAATTGGGAAGGGAGTTATGCCTGGTTTTATAACCATAAGAAGGAGAAGGGGATAAGGGAATTGGTCAATAAGATAGAGTTTGAATTTTCCGAAAAGTTGGTCCCGGTTTTTACCTTTGAACATATAAAAACAACCGGCATTGAAGAAGGGATTTTATTCCGGCGGGAGATGAAGCCAATCTTAGAATTGAGATTTCATTCCCTTAAAAATTTTACTCTTACCGGAAGTATCAATTTTGTCCGAGAAGGAGAAGATTCTTATCAGGAAAGGGGAATCTCTCTTTCCGCTGATGTCTTTAAGGAATTTACCCTTACTTTTAATTACGAGAGTGCGACGAAGGCGGTAAAAAGGTATGACTATGATAAGAGTTGGCTATTATTGGAAGGGAGTTTTTCCCTTTTAGATAATCTAATTTTACGAATTAGGCTCGGAGAAGAGAAGGGTGGTTTGGTCTGTTCCGGTGGGGTCTGCCGCTACGAGCCACCTTTCTCGGGAATAAAGAGTGTTTTGGTGATGAGGTTTTAGTTATGCGGAAACTCTTTTTTCTTATTCTTCTCTTGCTTGGGATTTTTCTTTTGGTTAGTGGCTTATTGGGCGGTGCCTTCTTAGAGGTTTTTAAGGCGGGTTCTTTGCTCTGTCTTTCCTGTATGGGGTTAGGATGAGACCTTATCGTTGGGGCCAAGTTATCTCTTTAATTCTCTTGAATCTCTATCTCTGGGGATTTTTCCAAAGGAATCTTATCTATACCGGATTTTTAAAGGGGTTTATGGGACCGATTCTTCACTGCTGGTCAACACCAACAACTTTCTTCTCCTGTCCCCTTGGTTCCTTTCAACATTTTATCGGTCTCCATCTTCTACCGCTCTATCCCTTGGGCTTTATTATTATCATTTCTGCTTTTATCGGTCGGATGCCCTGTGCCTGGGTTTGTCCTTTTGG
This sequence is a window from candidate division WOR-3 bacterium. Protein-coding genes within it:
- a CDS encoding DUF6029 family protein, whose translation is MGFKGRYLIVLLPFFLFAQETDSTEVEEVSPGIVFSGATKTEYWFFFGNDSLIRKTEHFETNTSLVINYERFFLTGNLFLFEPSRPKTPFRLISGSFEYRIPNLELGFGDFYLLFGRGLTLRSYCDENFRYDKRLFGFSSRAEFWQNEIRLFSARPRNIFFSENAYRFENDTSDLLRGIEFNSSLLPHFELSGRYLRLNRESDLTPQAFTEIFGPGISFNYQSLEVYYEYAHKLQTREIIGGRKKGRGHYFNLSFASSLFGLLFEYEDYDSIDLGGTGFRYNDPPTPIKRGISINRGVDERGFGLTGNTSLFNFNWEGSYAWFYNHKKEKGIRELVNKIEFEFSEKLVPVFTFEHIKTTGIEEGILFRREMKPILELRFHSLKNFTLTGSINFVREGEDSYQERGISLSADVFKEFTLTFNYESATKAVKRYDYDKSWLLLEGSFSLLDNLILRIRLGEEKGGLVCSGGVCRYEPPFSGIKSVLVMRF